The following coding sequences are from one Danio rerio strain Tuebingen ecotype United States chromosome 21, GRCz12tu, whole genome shotgun sequence window:
- the LOC797032 gene encoding growth arrest and DNA damage-inducible protein GADD45 gamma-like, which produces MSRISKGTRLGYVRFFFCSEQPIRTRSANACHHPAINTGRVSRGNSLSTYIAPLEPLLYFKQLEPTFIQTKMVNEGKALSEALLSAKAEGRLTVGVYECAKIMNEDPDSVSFCLLATDDFECDIALQIHFTLIQAFCFDNDISIVRVNDLKRLNALVGGKGQLEEAHCVLITNPTEDSWEDPALEKLHLFCEESRSYNEWVPEITLPER; this is translated from the exons ATGTCACGCATATCTAAAGGCACGCGCCTTGGATACGTCCGATTCTTTTTTTGTTccgaacagccaatcagaacgcgCAGTGCAAACGCGTGCCACCATCCCGCTATAAATACTGGTCGCGTGTCAAGAGGAAACTCACTCTCCACATACATCGCTCCGCTCGAgccactactgtatttcaaacaGCTAGAGCCTACATTCATCCAAACCAAGATGGTTAATGAAGGAAAAGCCCTCTCCGAAGCCCTGCTGTCTGCCAAGGCGGAGGGTCGCCTCACTGTTGGCGTCTATGAATGCGCAAAAATCATGAATGA GGACCCTGACAGTGTGTCTTTCTGCCTTTTGGCCACTGATGACTTCGAGTGCGACATCGCCCTGCAGATCCATTTCACTCTCATTCAAGCGTTTTGCTTCGACAACGACATCAGTATCGTCAGAGTCAACGACCTGAAGAGACTCAACGCTCTCGTTGGTGGAAAAGGTCAACTCGAGGAGGCTCACTGTGTGCTTATAACG AACCCAACCGAGGACTCCTGGGAGGATCCAGCTCTGGAGAAGCTGCACCTGTTCTGTGAAGAGAGTCGCAGCTATAACGAGTGGGTTCCTGAGATCACTCTGCCCGAGCGTTGA